The genomic stretch TCatcatttttcttatttatttatgcTCATTTACATTGTATATTAATGCAGGAGGATGTATAAAATGTACTGGGTTTACAAGTTCCTTCACTTGTGGATGTGGAGGTTCATACAAACAACATAAAATGATTGTAGAAACTGCGGAAGAACGCGAGGCCAGGGGTCATCCAATAGGACAAGCCACGCCGTATGCTGCCATGGGTGGAATAACTGGATTTTCGTCCCTTGCAGACGGATATATGAGGCTAGATCCTAGTGGTAGAGGTATATGTTCACCGTATATATATGTTAGTCAAGAttcacttttataaaaaaaaaaaaaaaaaaaaaagcaatagaATTCTTtggaacaaaatgcatattttcaagtTCGTAGATTAAAGACCAAGCTGATGTAATTGGTCAAAGTAAATATCTAATACGAATTAACAGCATCTTTCACTCTTCAAATAGCTTATTATACACAATTGTTTTGAGGAAAAGGCCAAGCTTACTGAAAGTACTTCTAAAGATTTTCATAGGATCGAGGTGATACGAGATCAAGAATCTTAAGTCAAAACAGTGTCaaagaacatttttaaaaaatgtttacatatgttacatacattttaatgaaagTTATTTTTTGAGAATATGTTCATTCTTTGGCTACTTAAGCAACATTactatttctttctaatatcatATAATATGTTTTCTCTGTAGGTGCTCCAAACAAAGGTTTCCTTGAGCAGTCGATTACATCAGCTGACAACCCATTCTTGCGATCAAATGTTCAAGCTATTAAATCTCATCAAATGCAGAAGAACATGCTAAAAGGAGGTATGTAACTATATACATTCTATGTATTTAAGGAGGTATGTAGATGCATTTtgtgtatttgaatttttatatatttcataaaatacatTGGAAAACACAGCATACATAGTTTCTTCAAGCTGTTGTGTGTCTACCGTATGCATCTTTCATTCTGACATATAAATAAGAGGAAACAGTAGTTTAtcgattttcaaaatatataaaaacaaaaaaagagagagaaaaaaaaacgggAGGAAATGCACTGACAGAGAAAGCGTCTTCTGATATGTATATTTCATCAGCCATACAAATCCAGATTCAGTCAGTGAAAATGTCAGAATAGGCAATAAACACAATAGATAATTTATAGACACGAGGCTAAAAAAGACTAACTGACAAAAATTAGCCGATAAGGGTAAAGGTTGAGCAACATGAACTTTCATAAACCTGGAGTGAAGTTAccacgcttcatacaaaatgtagttcggtcaacgcttttacaccccaatgaatttacaaaaagagtAAATGaagtataaatagaaataaagtaTTTCTGACCGGACGTTTGCTGTAGAACCAAGTATTGAAAAGTTCTGTATTGTTTTTTTCAGTAATGGTAAAGACTATAACTGTTTAATCGATTTTCCAAAACCCTATAAATATACTAGTCTGGTATTGGACTGGtctcaaaataaaaatttcagattTCAAAATTTGACTAATTCTAGAAAGCAATTTACAAAGTAAAACTAGAGTGTAAATATTATTTCtgttttaaactgtttttttatttacaagaacgggaacaaaataaacagctgcatGTTAATGGTAAACTATACTCTTGTGTGTGCTTTTGAAAGTGACGTTAATTGTTAGAAATGGTTGTCTGTAGTTCATAGTTTTAACCTTAGAATAAAAATTGACAAGTTGGTGTGTCTGTACACTTTTTTTAGGTGGAGAAGGGATACTAGTATAAGGACATTCCTTGGATTAAACCAAAGCTTGCACCAGTATCCTAAACatcataatcaaacataaaaattGACAAGTTGGTGTGTATGTACACTTTTTTTAGGTGGAGAAGGGATACTAGTATAAGGATATTCCTTGGCATAAACCAAAGCTTGCACCAGTATCCTAAACATCATAATCAAACCCAAACCGGCAAAGCTTGCACTAAAGTGTTACAAATGCACATGGCCATGTCCTATGTGAGCTTACCCTTGGTGACTTTTGCATCTGGATACTAGTTGGTATAGTTGCACATTTGCGAAAGACAGTGCTAAAGAGACAATACAGACCAGATGAATATAAATAATTCATTCACTTACACATGCACAAAATCTTAGCACTCTTGTTTACAGATGAATTGATACATAGTTTCCATCTAGCTGTTTTAACAATTTGTTAATTTGCACTAACTACGTATACGAGTCggaatatgaatatttttattgtggGAAAAGGAGCTGTGTTTGGTAAATGGTAAACTAACACAACAATCATGATGTCTGTGAAATTTAACAGATTTGAgctatattaataatttttgaaaatttgtatgtttttgttgTACTTATTTTGTCTACATGCTTCTCAATTAAATTATTGTATCTTATTTTGTTAACTTCATACTATGTATATGCTGTTTGAATGTCGCTATGTATATCATCGGTTGGAACGAATACAAATCGTTTCGgtcaaccatttttttcttcaaaactagTCTTGAAAGTGAACGCAAAACTTGTGTTTTGTCCATTTTTAGAGCCTCAATAAAGTTTCTATAATTATGCTGTCCAAACGACATAAACAGAtttattccaaaaataaaatattcttgcaacccaatttttttttttcatttgcacaCTCCAAAACGTTGTTTAATTTTGGCTTTCCAAACTGAATTAAGGTATTGTCCGTACATGCTAATGGTGATTTAGCTTTTTACGTATTCCAGAACCACGTTTGGTACAAACGGTATCATCGGTatcttacttttttatttttgtaagcAAGTTGTTTTGTCGACCATTTGTCACATTCGTATTTGTAATTAAGAAAACCACTTAAACATTAAATTAACGAAACAATTAACTTTATTACTAACGAAATGATATATAGATAAACAGGCATTACTACATGATTAACTTTTACACATTGCATGTTACttggatggtgagttgtctcattggcactcataccacatcttcttactagTGTATCTattacattatttacatataGATTTATCAATGGCCACTAGCTTCGAAATTGTTGAGTTTTGTATATAAACTAAATCTTGCAACATACAATGAATTTATAATACGTTCACCTTTTATCTCAAAATAAGTGCAACCCTAATTCAACCGTCCTAATTCATGATTAATTGTATGCTTATTAAATTATCAGGAATTGACGACCCGGACGATGAGATATTTAGTGACCTCACTGAGAGGGTTTCTCAAATGAAGAGACCAGGAGAAGCTGACATGGATTATTATGAGAGGAGGTATCAAGAAAAGGTAAGTGATGTTAGATTGAACTATTTTATTTCAGGGGTCACCACACCAGGTGAAGTTAGCGACAAAGTCGCTCTGGCTGGTCGCTCTGGAACTCCCCACTTCGCTCTAGAGAAGCTCCGGGGAGAAGTTTATTTCACCCTCGATTTTCAGTAAAATTCCCCAATGTCgcatttcattttattatttttactctAGTGATAGTTTTAGTTTTACAAACATGAAATATAATGATGAAAGGCATGACATCACCAAAGCAGGATAGAATAATATACTCAGTGGTGTCACGTGTTCCTGAAATAATCATGAGACTTATTCCATAACTTGACGAATCAAAACCgaaaaagaatattaattttatGCAATGACAAAacgaaaaaaagaataaaaaacgtATTCTCGGGAAGAATAGGACAGAAATTAGAACCACCTTTGAGCTATTATCAGTGAAAACGTCTAAGACAAAccgatttatataaaaaaaaatggctgttGGCGACATAGACAAAAAAGTAGTACATTGTATACTTTTTAGTTTAATTAGATCTCTGATATCGTTATGCTCATTTGATTAACGAGTACGGGATTCATGATAGATCTGAATTTTactcagatttttttattttatgtaatttCAGAAAGCTGGCGGGAGAGCAAATGTTACAGATAGTTATGGACAGCTTGGTGCAGGGACCAGAAAAGCTATTGATGATAAACCACGCTCAGCCAGAACTCCTCAACCAAGAACTCCTCAACCAAGAAAATAGAatgctttaatttttattttgttgctcAGTTATATCTTAAATCATGACTTTTGCTTTTAGAATTTTCTCGACCTAATACATTTATGGCGTTGTATGGCTCTAACAAGTcctcaagttttaaattttaagtcGTATTCCCCTTCAGTATTTTATATTTGCAGCATAATGTAGTATTATTTGATATGAAGCCTCGATTGTACTTGCCAAAGGACCTACTGATTTTGAGCTGT from Mytilus edulis chromosome 7, xbMytEdul2.2, whole genome shotgun sequence encodes the following:
- the LOC139481124 gene encoding protein FAM221A-like isoform X1, translated to MAERQYHLKFDNKNAQAVDEYLEYKRIVGDDDGGELMTPDQFEEYKKKVLPMRMKNRLFVSYSAPTGMDCKMIGPETPCFCTHRYKQHKTDFEVIPTDRPIKLPCRQRGCKCATYHFAPLNGSQPIRCTCKHTSEEHSEEQPYRCKKRGCIKCTGFTSSFTCGCGGSYKQHKMIVETAEEREARGHPIGQATPYAAMGGITGFSSLADGYMRLDPSGRGAPNKGFLEQSITSADNPFLRSNVQAIKSHQMQKNMLKGEREQNKQLHVNGIDDPDDEIFSDLTERVSQMKRPGEADMDYYERRYQEKKAGGRANVTDSYGQLGAGTRKAIDDKPRSARTPQPRTPQPRK
- the LOC139481124 gene encoding protein FAM221A-like isoform X2 produces the protein MAERQYHLKFDNKNAQAVDEYLEYKRIVGDDDGGELMTPDQFEEYKKKVLPMRMKNRLFVSYSAPTGMDCKMIGPETPCFCTHRYKQHKTDFEVIPTDRPIKLPCRQRGCKCATYHFAPLNGSQPIRCTCKHTSEEHSEEQPYRCKKRGCIKCTGFTSSFTCGCGGSYKQHKMIVETAEEREARGHPIGQATPYAAMGGITGFSSLADGYMRLDPSGRGAPNKGFLEQSITSADNPFLRSNVQAIKSHQMQKNMLKGGIDDPDDEIFSDLTERVSQMKRPGEADMDYYERRYQEKKAGGRANVTDSYGQLGAGTRKAIDDKPRSARTPQPRTPQPRK